CATGAGACAAATGTGATGGGTGATGATCCATGTAAAGAGGAGGAAATTCCCTCCAGAGATCAacacaggtgagtaataaacactaaatccagagaagagtcccagattctccttgttcaatcactacaacaatctcttcttctcccccctcctctgtcagtagacagtaatgagGAGACAGTATGTgtccagtgggggagtcaggagacatcagcctctattaagctggacaatttttttttttttttcatccagcggGCAGATTTGTTCATTTACACaaacgaggtggatggaggaatcgctCTTCACTGGGGCATTGTATTCCAACAGTGGCATATGCTGCTGCAACAATACacggatcagcagctgcagcccccgatcaaaaaaaaaaagtgttcctcaAGTGTGTTTGGCCACACACTGATGGAAAtacgtctggtccctgctgaaccaaattTCTAAATTTTGATCGAATTTGAAAATTTCTGCACTTTTTCCTCATTACCGGCAAGAGACGTGACCAGTCTTTCCCTACCGACACATTTTTGGTGGATCCCTCCTTACATATTCAAGGGGCTTCATTCTCATCTTTTGTTCACAGACTCCGGAGACACCAGAACCACTCAGAGAGACATTAAATCCGAGAAGGAGGAAAATGAACTTGTGAAAACTAAAGAGGAGGACATTCCtatagagatcagcacaggtgagtataAATACGAATAACATATCCActtttagggtactccctattggGTATTCATCCTACTGTGTTGGTTTACATAGTGTAGTTGAATAAGTGAAGAACATGAGACAAATGTGATGGGTGATGATCCATGTAAAGAGGAGGAAATtccctccagagatcagcacaggtgagtaataaacactaaatccagagaagagtcccagattctccttgttcagtcactacaacaatctcttcttctcccccctcctctgtcagtagacagtaatggggagacaCTATGTgtccagtgggggagtcaggagccCCCGACCTCCTTGCAGGTCTCACTTTGTTGTGCAGCCATACTAAAGCCCtattccagccaaaatgttttcttttgttttaaatgTAGGGAGGGGAAGAATTAAAACCTCTATCATCGTATTGCCACCTGTCTCTCTGTTGGGGACTTTTTGCTAGTTTTAAATTGATCTGAGCGGTTCTTATTGTTGCTTTGTTGGATTGGGTGCAGACATACATATGGGGTTTTCTTCTGCCTTGAGTGATGTTGGGCTTCTGGTGTGTTGCTTTTCCTTTAAGGAAGAAAGGGCAGCCTCCAGGTGAGCCAGCTCTCGGTTTGTGCAAGGCTGTCATAGCTGGGAACTCACGGCTGTCATAGTTGGGAACTCACGGCTGTCATAGTTGGGAACTCATGGCTGTCATAGTTGGGAACTCACGGCTGTCATAGTTGGGAACTCACGGCTGTCATAGTTGGGAACTCATGGCTGTCATAGTTGGGAACTCACGGCTGTCATAGTTGGGAACTCATGGCTGTCATAGTTGGGAACTCACGGCTGTCATAGTTGGGAACTCAGGGCTGTCATAGTTGGGAACTCACGGCTGTCATAGTTGGGAACTCACGGCTGTCATAGCTGGGAACTCACGGCTGTCATAGTTGGGAACTCACGGCTGTCATAGTTGGGAACTCACGGCTGTCATAGTTGGGAACTCACGGCTGTCATAGTTGGGAACTCATGGCTGTCATAGTTGGGAACTCATGGCTGTCATAGTTGGGAACTCACGGCTGTCATAGTTGGGAACTCACGGCTGTTATAGTTGAGAACTGATGGCTGTTATAGTTGACACAGTTTACAgaacatatgtcaaacacaagggcATGCAAATCTGGCCTGCCAAGCCTTGTCATGTGGAccttgcacccagttttgcagccagagCGTGGCAGAACTCTATTTCGCCGCCTCCGGCTCTAACTCTCTGCTCCCTCTCCCcattgtcacttgtaaacacagaagccttttatatttacaagggacagctttgctctcagtggCTTCCAGAACTAACAGATCCCTACATGCACTCACggcagggacagatctccagaatctgagagagagcACAATCTCCCTGAAAGACAAGGCAGAGCCGCATACAcaggggaggtactagagccgggcaaggtaggagagagagatgcaaggaagctttggggtgggggttggAGTTGCAcattcctaaaccctgcactctgtacacagcacacccctggacTGCATTCTGTACGTAACACACACTGGAACCCTGCACTATCTACGCAtcccacccctaaaccctgcaatctgtacatagctcacccccaAACTCTGTACCTAACGCActtctgaaccttgaactctgtaccTAATGCACTCcggaacccctgcactctgtacgtagcccacccctaaaccctgcactctgtacgtagcccaCCCCTAaaccaaaccctgcactctgtacatagcacactcctgaactctgtaagtaatgcactcctgaactcttcactctgtacttATTGCACCCCTAAAGCCTGTACTCTGTGTGCAGCCCACCCTtgaactctgtatatagcgcacccctaaaccctgcactccatacgtagcgcactcctgaactctgtacgtaatgcactcctaaaccctgcactctgactTATTTCCCTTCCcccctaaaccctgcacactgtgcataacccacccctgaactctgcattctgtacgtaacacacaccggaaccctgcattctgtacgtaacacacaccggaaccctgcactctgtatgtagctcacccctaaaccctgcaatctgtgcacccctgaactctgtatgtaatgcacttctgaaccctgcactctgtacttagtgcacctctgaactgtgcactctgtatgCATCATTATCCTGTATGcagcataatcctgaactctgcactctgtacataatgtactccaaatacaaccagccctttgaggcaATCATACTGCTACCCACAATGAAattaagtttgacacccctggtttaTAGTTAGGAACCTCACTTATCAGAGAGGCCTTGACAAGATAGTGTGGCTTTACATGTATGGAAATTATGCTGGGGAACCTCTATATTGCCTTGTTGGGGGGACTTACCCTCATTTCCTGTCaagacaggaagtgacaggaaatctctctAGCAGGAATAAGACCAAAAATAGATTTTGTTTAGTATAGCAGAAAAGGCTAAGAACTGCGGTACAACACActcctcctatatatatatatatatatatattttttacaggtgtcacagggacaggaaacgAATGAAAACTCCTTAGTGGAGTCATAGCGAGAAATCaacaccaaatgtaaaaaaataaaaataaaacggcaGTCATTAAAATGTGAAATATGTAAGAGATTTCAGTACTGTAGACTGAAGGGGTGACTGGAGTAAAGTaagctgtaaacccttacatatccccaggtgatacacagagatgaaacaattccttctacataagttgtacctgtttatctgctctacatctgttcaaagtctataatttatacagcttgtctaagCTTTCAGTAAGCAGGGTGCAGAGAGTTaaggttacactctgcagagctcagtaaggagatctctgagagctgattggagggaagggacacccccccttcacacagcacccaggaatagaactggggctgtcaatcacaggctgtgtgctgtcacctttttatctcttggtgtcaggaaaacatgtcagaagtgtctcatgcagatagcagagggaagcagcagacagaaatgacgcttagtgttctggattgagacaagtacacactatagagggatatgctttgttcctatttcatgtctgaggtttacaaccactttaacattttttgCTGCTTGTTTTCCTTAGAGAGACAATTCAGAGCAAACCGAATAAAAGAAAGTCCTGTAAGCTCAGGGGATGATGGCATCACTTCAGATTCTGCAGAAGAAACAGCCATTACCCCAAACCACACACCACATGTCCTCCACCATGCAGATCTATCACAGCGTCCATGCAGAAATAGAAAAACTTCCACAGTGGAGAGGCCGTACGCCTGTTCCGAATGTGGGAAACTCTGTTCTAATAGGACCATTCTTCAGAGACACGAAAAAAGCCACACCGGTGAGAAGCCATTTTCATGTTCTATCTGCGGCAAATGTTTTATCCAGAAGTCATGTGTCGTCCGGCATCAGATGagtcacacgggagagaagccatacTCCTGCCCCGAATGCGGGAAAGGTTTCCTTTATAATTCCCAGTTGCAAACCCATCAAAAAATCCACACTGGCGAATTACAGTTTTCCTGTTCTGACTGCGGCAGACGTTTTGTACAGAAGTCGCAGCTCGTCCGACATCGCAAAACgcacacgggcgagaagccgttTTCGTGTTCCGAATGCGGAAAGCGATTTCCGCTAAAACAAAGTCTCGCTAAACATCACATGATGCATACCGGGGAGAAGCCACACGAGTGCTCCGAGTGCGGGAAGAGTTTCAGGCTGCAACAGACTCTGGCCAAACATCGTCTGACTCACACCGGGGTGAAGCCATATTCGTGCTCGATATGTGGAAAGCGGTTTACAGGAAGGCGTAATCTTTCGAACCATCAGAGGCTTCACACAGCCGACAAgacgttttcctgtcctgagtgcgggaagtgtttcacccGGAGGGACTGTCTTATTTCACATCAGCGGACTCACACGGGGGATAAGCCTTACTCCTGTTCTCAATGTGGTAAATGTTATTCCCATAAAGCGGGTCTTACAAAGCATGAAAAGGTTCACCATGGGAAGAAGCCATATTCATgttgaatgcgggaaatgtttcatagATAGGTCCAGTCTCGCACCTGAGAGTACACACCAGCTTCAAAGGAGAGGCTTCAAAGAGCGAGCAGCAGGTCCTAGATGTGATCGCCAAGTAAAGTTTATTGTAAATTTTACATGGACTTTAGTCAATCAAGATTTCAATATTTCTGTGAGATTTCAGTTATTTCCCAATCCCCACTACCGAAGAAGATAAaccaacatacagtgccttgaaaaagtattcatacccattgaaattttccccatttgtcaggttacaaccaaaaacttaaaatttattttattgggattttatgtgatagaccaacacaaagtggcacatatcatattctgtgaagccctcagaggtttgttagagaaccttagtgaacaaacagcatcttgaaggccaaggaactcacCAGTTAGGTCAGggctaaagttgtggagaattttaaagtagggttaggttataaaagaatatcccaagctttgaacatctcacggagcactattcaatccatcatccaagaatggaaagagtatggcacaactgcaaacctaccaagacatggctgtccacctaaactgacaggccgggcaaggagagcattcatcagagaagcagccaagaggcccatggcaactctggaggaactgtagagatccacagctcaggtgggagaatctgtccacaggacaactattagtcctgcactccacaaatctggcctttatggaagagtggcaagaagaaagacattgttgaaagaaagccataaaattgGCAGTttggcaagaagccatgtgggggacacagcaaacatgtggaagaaggtgctctggtcagatgagaccaaatattAACTTTTtatcctaaaagcaaaacgctatgtgtggtggaaaactaacactgcgcatcaccctgaacacaccatccccaccgtgaaacatggtggaggcagcatcatgttgtggggatgcttttcttcagcagcgacagggaagttggtcagagttgatggaaagatggatggagccaaatacagggcaatcttagaagaaaacttgttagagtccgcaaaagacttgagactggggcggaggttcacctaaaCAGAGCTACGATGGAatcgtttagatcaaagcatgttcatgtgttagaatggcccagtccagacctaaatccaattgcgtATTGACTTGGGGGCTGaaaataaatgcacaccacacttttcagatatttatttgtaaaaaattttgaaaaccatttatcattttttttccacttcacaattatgtgccactttgtgttggtctatcacataaaatcccaataaaattaatttacgtttttggttgtaacatgacaaaatgtggaaaatttcaaggggtatgaatactttttcaagtcactgtaattAGCTGTCAGGCCATGCATCTTGTCTTCTATTACTCATGTCAGATACCTACCCCAAggggttgtttaaccacttccagtccggcccagttctgacatttctctcctacatgtaaaaaaacatattttgtttgatagaaaatgatttaaaacctccaaacatatttttttgtttttttttaaagcagaggccctggagaataaaatggtgggtgttgcatatttttaagtcacatgatatttgcgcagcggttttcaaATGCAAATGTttcggaaaaaatacacttgaattaatttaaatgcacaaaaacacaatataatgcctaaagttttggtaaactataaaagatgatgGTATGCCGAGTAAATCtgtaccaaacatgtcatgcttaaaaaatTGCGTACGCCCGTGGAACAGCACCAAACTGCAgtaccttaaaatctccataggtgacaatttaaccacttcccggctgtcgtatgcagaatgacggccgggaagtggttctgttatcctgactgggcgtcatatgacgtccagcaggataacatggcggCACGCGCCCGCGGGGGTGCTCAGTGctgcgtgtcagtctgacatgccgcatctccgatcgtgataaggagcctctgtcagaggcttcttaccatgtgatcagctgtgaccaatcacagctgatcatcgcgtgatccaggaagtgccagtaaatggcatttctcagtttgcgctgacagggagagccaatcggcggctctccctgtcggagggggggtctgtgctgataattatcagcacagccccctcagttgtGCAAATCACCGgtaaatcagtgcccagcagtgtcccaacaataaagtgtgccagtgcccaccacagtgccaatcagagcccaccacagtgcccaccacagtgccaatcagtgcctaacaGTGACACCTGTCAGTAATCTCTcggtacctcatcatcagtgctgcccatcagtgccacctgtcagtgccaatcagtaccacctatcagtaccacctatcagtgcccatcacagccacctgtcagtgccctctcactgtgtcccaggaactgGATGCCACGGGTCGCAAACTAACCGGGCTCCCTGATTGCTTGGGAGAGCCCAGTAAAGGCGGCGGCAGGACAGAAGTGGGACCCCCTTCCACCGCCTGTAAATGTAACACAGTGGCTCTATAGCCGTTAGGATTACTTTTACTTTAAAGGGTGTCGCTGGCTGAAAAACAGATCTCATCCTATCCAGCGATGTACCGGTAAGTCGCTGGACAGAAAGCAGTTGAAAAGGAATTCGCCCACTGAAAGTTCTTTCCTTGTGTGTGAAGGAGGCAAAAACAAATGTAAATAGGCTATTTATGTGCTGTTTAAATGTAAATCATTGATTTTAAATGAACAGTACTGCAATTGGCCACTAGATGTAACCAAGTATTATAGGAAATCTCTATGATACTtcgttccatctagtggccaaatgcagtattttcagttTTAAATTAATAATTTATACTCAACCAGCTCAGGACATAGTATACTTACATTAGTTTTTTTTAGGCCAGATCTGCACaaaatgaatgtacatgcactttcacttggcaaatggctatgcaaattctttatgaatgaatatatgattttaaataCTGAGAGTTCATGCACTTTAACCATCTAAGTACCGTGCAATAGCCCAAAGAAGCCAAAGAACAGCATGGCTTTcttgttctgggagggtgtccatggacgtcctctcaGTACATGCCTGCCGTGAGCCCCCTGGGGCGTTCATCGGGTGCACTCTGTGACCCctatgccctgattatcagtgccaatcggtgtccatcagtgcagcttcgtcagtgcctcctcctcagcgcagcctcatcagtgtacaccagtgcagcttcaccagtggccatcagtgcagcctaatcagcgcacatcagtaaagaagaaaaattacttattttcagttttataacagaaacaaaaaaaaaaaaaacctttttgttttcaaaattttcagtattttttttgtttctttagcaaaaaaatataaaccccagtggtgattaaatattacCAAAGAAAAGTTCTATATgtctcaaaaaattagaaaaatctcacaagggtacattgttgcatgaccacacaaatgtcattcaaagtgtgacagcactgaaagctgaaaattggcctgggcaggaagggggtgaaagtgcccggtattgaagtggttaaaagttctATCCTGACAGC
This genomic stretch from Aquarana catesbeiana isolate 2022-GZ unplaced genomic scaffold, ASM4218655v1 unanchor113, whole genome shotgun sequence harbors:
- the LOC141121314 gene encoding LOW QUALITY PROTEIN: uncharacterized protein (The sequence of the model RefSeq protein was modified relative to this genomic sequence to represent the inferred CDS: inserted 2 bases in 1 codon), whose product is MMENRLPLTSPDGSSNRNPPERCPHLLYSRDSTQEDQEILQEQPQISQADQGEVMIVVKAEDEEEQPVMGDDPCKEEDIPPEISTDPGETQRDIKAEEEEEGHVRIKEEEVPIEISTDGSRNTPERCPRPLYSRDSTLEHQEIPHQKHQEIPHQENQEIPYQEHQEIPHQKHQEIPHQENQEIPYQEHQEIPYQEHQEIPYQEHQEIPHQEHQEIPYQEHQEIPYQEHQEIPYQENQEIPYQEHQEIPYQEHQEIPYQEHQEIPHHDQDGNPIDNETRADKINIKVEELETKGDCPCKKEETPPEISTDSGDTRTTQRDIKSEKEENELVKTKEEDIPIEISTDSGDTRTTQRDIKSEKEENELVKTKEEDIPIEISTERQFRANRIKESPVSSGDDGITSDSAEETAITPNHTPHVLHHADLSQRPCRNRKTSTVERPYACSECGKLCSNRTILQRHEKSHTGEKPFSCSICGKCFIQKSCVVRHQMSHTGEKPYSCPECGKGFLYNSQLQTHQKIHTGELQFSCSDCGRRFVQKSQLVRHRKTHTGEKPFSCSECGKRFPLKQSLAKHHMMHTGEKPHECSECGKSFRLQQTLAKHRLTHTGVKPYSCSICGKRFTGRRNLSNHQRLHTADKTFSCPECGKCFTRRDCLISHQRTHTGDKPYSCSQCGKCYSHKAGLTKHEKVHHGKKPYSCXECGKCFIDRSSLAPESTHQLQRRGFKERAAGPRCDRQVKFIVNFTWTLVNQDFNISVRFQLFPNPHYRRR